One window of Candidatus Binatus sp. genomic DNA carries:
- a CDS encoding DUF3501 family protein, whose amino-acid sequence MKTIAFDEILPLADYQRVRERLRPLFIHEKERRRLHVGSHLTLLFENAQTAWYQIEEMIRAEKMTEREAIAHEIDTYNELLPAAGEIAATLLIEYAEAQERDAALIRLVGLERHLWLKAGAQRIAARFDDRQMSGEKISAVQFVRFNMEGVDAARLLELAGKGEAAVEADHPSLAARGAIGGLLAASLAEDLR is encoded by the coding sequence TTGAAGACGATCGCTTTCGACGAAATACTTCCGCTGGCCGATTACCAACGGGTGCGCGAGCGGCTGCGCCCCCTGTTTATTCATGAGAAGGAACGGCGCCGGCTCCATGTCGGATCGCATCTGACGCTGCTGTTCGAAAACGCGCAGACTGCGTGGTACCAGATCGAAGAAATGATCAGGGCCGAGAAAATGACGGAGCGCGAAGCGATTGCGCACGAAATCGACACTTACAACGAATTGCTTCCGGCCGCGGGCGAAATTGCCGCGACGCTGTTGATCGAATACGCCGAGGCGCAGGAACGCGACGCCGCTTTGATCCGGCTGGTCGGACTGGAACGCCACTTGTGGCTGAAGGCGGGAGCGCAAAGGATCGCGGCGAGATTCGACGATCGTCAGATGTCAGGCGAAAAAATCAGCGCGGTCCAATTTGTCAGGTTCAACATGGAGGGCGTGGACGCGGCCCGGTTGCTTGAACTCGCCGGCAAGGGCGAGGCAGCGGTGGAGGCGGATCACCCGAGCCTGGCGGCACGCGGCGCGATCGGCGGACTGCTGGCGGCGTCGCTGGCGGAGGATCTGCGCTAG
- the nusG gene encoding transcription termination/antitermination protein NusG: MDDNPQTDWYLVRTKTGKERWVRDQLANAVPEVFLPMLKAKAPRWGRMAVSIAPLFPCYVFARFDLQRQYFEVKYMAGVRAIVSAGIDPLAVPAAIVSEIRRRGVDDVIEIADKPFGSGERVVVVDGPFRGFEAIFQRYLSGAERVAILLSAVESGGLRVVLSASAVAKDS; the protein is encoded by the coding sequence ATGGACGACAATCCACAGACAGACTGGTACCTGGTTCGCACGAAGACCGGCAAGGAGCGCTGGGTCCGCGATCAACTCGCCAACGCAGTGCCGGAGGTGTTTCTGCCGATGCTCAAAGCGAAGGCGCCGCGATGGGGACGGATGGCGGTGTCGATAGCTCCGCTGTTTCCATGCTACGTGTTCGCGAGGTTCGATCTTCAGCGCCAGTACTTCGAGGTAAAATATATGGCCGGGGTGCGCGCGATTGTGTCGGCGGGAATCGATCCGCTGGCGGTGCCCGCGGCGATAGTGTCGGAGATTCGCCGCCGCGGCGTGGACGACGTGATCGAAATAGCCGACAAACCATTCGGCAGCGGAGAGCGGGTGGTTGTGGTTGACGGTCCGTTCCGTGGATTCGAGGCGATTTTCCAGCGTTATCTTTCCGGCGCGGAACGAGTCGCGATTCTGCTCAGTGCCGTCGAATCCGGGGGGCTGCGCGTCGTGCTCTCAGCCTCGGCGGTCGCCAAAGATAGCTGA